Within the Methanomassiliicoccales archaeon genome, the region ATACATGGAACTGATCGAGGAATCGTTCAGCCCGCTGACCATGCTGAGGTCGAACATGTTCAAGACCGAGGTGTTCGGACGGGAGAAGCTGAACATCCTGGCCTACAACATCTTCGGCGAGACTGACCCCACCCGGGTCTTCTCCACGGACAAGGCCATGGCCATCTACCGCGAGGATGGTGTGGATGTCCTCTCCCTCAAGCTACCGTTCTCGAGCAAGGACGAGGTAGAACTTTATAAGGCTGGAGACGTGTTAATCGTCAAGGTCGGATGGTACAAGCGTTCGGTCTCGTTGCCTTACTCGTTGGTCACAAAGGACGCAACGAAGGCCGAGTTCAAGGACGGCAGATTATTGATCAAGTTCGAGGAGGTCAAGAAAGATGGCAAGGAAGAAAGCAGAGCCTGTTGAGGAAGAACCCAAGAAGGAAGAGGTCCCCTTCGAAGAGAGCGAGAAATGGAGCGAGCCCAGCGGGGGAGTGATATCACAGGATACGGTAGGCCACCTGATGAAAGCGGCGACCGAGTTCCTGGGAGCGATGGATACCATGGTACCGAAAAGGAAAATGCCAGACGAGGTGCGGGTACATTATAAGGCGGCCAAGAAAGAGATGCTTTTGATGGCCCGGGCAATACTGGACGCCAAGATAGCTGAGTGCGACAGCGAAAAGGCCCCGGCCGAGGAAGAGCCGCGGGTAAGAAAGATAAACCTGGAGTGACCGGTCAGACCATTCACTCCATTCTCCATTTTATCGAGGAGCGTTCAGTCTGACTACGGTCCCAGATCACGGCATTCGGGGCAGCGAAGTTCACCTGAGCTGACCCTGAGATCGATGGAGAATTGGCCGCAGTTCTCACAATAGCCAGTGAACACCTGCGGTTCCTTCTCCCGACCTATCCCCCCGCGGTTCACCCGGGACCACTCCCGTGTCAGTTCGATCAGGGATGGGGATATGCGGAGCACGTCGTTCTCTGTCAGCACTCCCACCAGCACATCGCCTTTCACCACCGGGAGGCGCCTCACATGCATCATCGACATCCGCTTGGCCGCATCTGACAGCGATTCCTTGGCCGTCGTGGTGATGAGCGGGGATGTCATTATGTCCTTGACCAATGTCTTGGACGGGATCCTGTTCTCGGAGACGATCTTGTTCAGGAAGTCCCTCTCGGTCACGATTCCAACCGGCAGCTCGTCCTCAACGATGATGAGGCTGCCGACCTTCTCGTCCCTCATCAGGACCGCAGCCTCTTTGACGGTCATGTCAGGGGTGCCGGTGCGAGGGGATTTGGTCATTATTTCCTCGACCAGTATGTCCATCGTTCCATCGCTCATGCTCATACTATTCGAGCGGAGGGATTAAGTAACTTTCCGGTTAACGGCTGAAGTGGAAGGAAACTGGATAATTACCTGGTTCGGACCGGTGATCGCTTCCGGGAACACAGGTGCTGCAGGAATCATGGCTCTGGGTCTGAACAAGTCTTTTGAGGACATCCCGAGCCTATCGATATGGAATCTAATGTACGATCTTGGAACAGTGTTTGTGAACGTAATACGTTTACTCGCCCAGCATTGAAAGAGAGGATATGCTTCTCGTCACCGATAGGAAGGATACCGTCCAGGATTTTGTCTATGGCTCTCCTGATCGATCATTGTGTCGATCTTCCTCTCCTTAATGTCCTCCCCCAATCTCTCTGACAGATGACAAGCTACGCTAATTCCATCGCGGTTTTACTCATTCTAACAACTTTGTTTGGTTAAGCCCTGATTTACTCCGATGTCTCCGCCACGACGTTCTCGAGGATCTTTTCCTGTTTTGAGGTGGAGAATATGGGGAGGATGGCCCTTCCATAGACCTCGTTCAATATCTCCGCCGCTGCCAGATACAATGCG harbors:
- a CDS encoding CBS domain-containing protein, with product MSDGTMDILVEEIMTKSPRTGTPDMTVKEAAVLMRDEKVGSLIIVEDELPVGIVTERDFLNKIVSENRIPSKTLVKDIMTSPLITTTAKESLSDAAKRMSMMHVRRLPVVKGDVLVGVLTENDVLRISPSLIELTREWSRVNRGGIGREKEPQVFTGYCENCGQFSIDLRVSSGELRCPECRDLGP